The following proteins are encoded in a genomic region of Chaetodon auriga isolate fChaAug3 chromosome 8, fChaAug3.hap1, whole genome shotgun sequence:
- the LOC143324036 gene encoding uncharacterized protein LOC143324036 has protein sequence MQSQGSTSSQPSFDSLSSNDSFLFSDSEQAEDDTDVFLTDSSSSVIIGDVGGAVASGDRGSESPGSQWTCDGFTDKEEEEEPYRLEGSGKATHISLDDTDPTSQIPKSQGDLLFAQKCAELQGFVRPLLELLNGLKRGRFDRGLSSFQQSVAMDRIQRIVGVLQRPNSGEKYLNTLLQVEMMLKLWFPHIPAQPVSAASSIAASPARSLQDTSSSTPPHKHRDQLHIPVKKRRLSWTGTDSPTPSPVLLKCPHIGTEEKRVKQDRDERGCPPPPSLASDANQNSPDGAGDSQLKEDTKGKDSDSEEQGKLSQYKAGQSSEPSLTWVHVAPILSPRKACPSHEGTSAAGNNENQPAASVLPPGRLGSPATQDSSISSTTPFKQHPKNMKKPIRCQSQPVAGQQCESETIETCQGPNQSPHVTLKPLPRVCPTPLET, from the exons ATGCAGTCCCAGGGCAGCACTTCCTCTCAACCCTCCTTCGACTCCCTGAGCTCCAATGACAGCTTCTTGTTCAGCGACTCGGAGCAGGCGGAGGACGACACGGACGTTTTCCTGACGGAcagctcttcctctgtcatCATCGGCGACGTGGGCGGGGCTGTGGCCAGTGGAGACAGAGGATCGGAGAGTCCCGGGTCCCAGTGGACGTGCGACGGCTtcacagacaaagaggaagaggaggagccaTACAGGTTGGAGGGCAGCGGCAAAGCGACTCACATCAGCTTGGATGACACGGACCCTACAAGCCAGATCCCAAAATCACAGGGAGACCTGCTGTTTGCTCAAAAG tgtGCTGAGCTACAGGGTTTCGTCAGGcccctgctggagctgctgaatgGACTGAAGAGGGGCCGATTCGACCGCG GTTTGAGTAGTTTCCAACAGAGCGTTGCCATGGATCGAATCCAGAGGATTGTGGGGGTTTTACAGAGACCTAACAGTGG GGAGAAGTACCTGAACACTCTGCTCCAGGTGGAGATGATGCTGAAGCTTTGGTTTCCTCACATCCCTGCTCAGCCcgtctctgcagcctccagcatCGCCGCGTCCCCCGCTCGCTCCCTCCAAGACACTTCCAGCTCCACTCCGCCACACAAGCACAGGGATCAGTTACATATTCCCGTCAAG AAGCGCAGGCTCAGCTGGACAGGTACAGACTCCCCCACACCGTCCCCTGTGCTTCTCAAGTGCCCTCACATTGgtacagaggagaagagggtgAAGCAAGATCGTGACGAAAGGGGCTGCCCGCCTCCTCCATCACTGGCATCTGATGCAAACCAAAATTCACCAGATGGGGCCGGTGACAGCCAGCTAAAAGAGGACACAAAAGGAAAGGACAGTGACAGCGAGGAACAAGGCAAGCTATCACAATACAAAGCAGGTCAAAGCTCTGAACCGAGCCTGACGTGGGTTCACGTTGCCCCCATCCTGTCCCCTCGAAAGGCCTGCCCATCACATGAGGGCACCTCAGCAGCAGGTAACAATGAAAATCAGCCCGCTGCTTCTGTCCTCCCACCCGGCAGGCTGGGCAGTCCAGCCACACAAGACAGCTCCATCTCTTCTACCACACCCTTCAAGCAGCACCCCAAAAATATGAAGAAGCCAATCCGGTGCCAAAGCCAGCCTGTTGCTGGACAGCAGTGTGAGAGTGAGACCATCGAGACCTGTCAGGGTCCAAATCAATCTCCACATGTCACTCTCAAGCCTTTGCCCAGGGTGTGCCCCACCCCGTTAGAGACCTGA